TCTCGGTGGCCGCCGTACGCTCGGCCAACCGGTTCGGCGCGCTCGGGAGCCCGAGGTGCTCGCGCAGCGTCGAGGTCGTGTACTCGCTGCGGAAGACGCCTCGTCGCTGCAGCTCCGGCACCACCAGGTCGACGAAGGACGCCGCCGGTCCGGGCCAGTAGGGCTGGCAGATCGCCAGGCCGTCGAACGCCTGCTCCCGGAAGTTGGACTCGATGAAGTCGGCGAGGTCCGCGGCGTCACCCACGATCGCGGGCTGCGACATCGGGTTGTTGCCGAGGTAGTGGGTCAGGTCCTCCAGGGTGATGTCCTCGTCGTCGAAGCTCGCGATCGCGTTGTCGATGATCCAGGCCTTCTCCGGGGTGAGCGAGCGGTCGATCGCCGCCAGGACCCGGTCGGTGCCGGTGTGGCCGGACAGGTCGATGCCGAACTGGTCGGAGAGCACCTGCGGGATGAAGACGTTCGTGTTCAGATCCTGTACCTCACGGAACTTGGCGTGCGCGGCACGCGCGTTCTCCGCGACGTACGGGGTGATCCCCGCGATGAGCAGATGGTCCTCGGCCGGGCGGCCGTGCCGGACCACCCGGGACTTGACGTCGGCGTAGTACGCCCTGTTCCAGTCGGCGTGCCGCCACTGGATGAACCGCATCTCGGCGTACTTGGCGGCGTACTCCAGCGAGGGGACTGCGTAGATTTCCGTGTTTGACCTGGGTGTGGTCCGTTGGACAGGACGTCGATCCTGTCCAGGAAGGACCACGTCATGGCAGACAAGAAGAATCCGGTTCAGCTTCCGGGGCCGTCGGTGGCGGAGCGGGAGTTCGCCCAGCAGTTGGTCGAGCGGGCCAAGGCCGACGGAGTCTCGTTGGTCGGATCGGGTGGGCTCCTCGCCGGGATTACCCGCACCGTCCTGGAATCAGCGCTCGACGCCGAGTTGGACGCCCACCTCGACGACGCCGGTGTTGACGAGGAGACCGGTCGGCGGGTCAACATCCGTAACGGTCACGGGGTGAAGACGGTGCAGACCGAGGTCGGGCCGGTGCGGATCCAGGTCCCTCGGGACCGGGCCGGGTCGTTCACCCCGCGGATCGTGCCGAAACACGCCCGCCGCCTTGACGGCTTCAACGAGGCGATCCTGTCGTTGTACGCGAAAGGGTTGACGACCGGGGAGATCTCCGCGCATCTCGCCGATGTGTATGACGCCGAGGTGTCCCGGGAGTTGATCAGCCGGGTCACCGACAGTGTCCTGGCCGACATGGAAGCGTGGCGGCAACGCCCCCTGGACCGGATCTATCCGGTGGTGTTCATCGACGCCCTGGTGATGAAGATCCGCCAGGGGCAGGTCGCGAACCGACCCGTCTACGTCGTCGTGGGGATCAGCCTCGACGGGGAACGCGACGTGCTCGGCATGTGGGCCGGCACCGGCGGTGAGGGCGCCAAGCAGTGGGCCGCCTACCTCACCGAACTGCGTAACCGGGGCGTCGAGGACGTGTTCATGGTCTGCTCCGACGGACTCAAGGGCATGACCGACGCGATCGAACAGGTGTGGCCGCTCGCGGTGCATCAGCAGTGCGTCGTCCACCTCGTCAGAGCCAGCCTGCGCTACACCAACCGCAAGGACTGGCAGAAGATCACCCCCGCGTTGCGGGAGATCTACACCGCGCCCACGGTGGCCGCCGCCGAGACCCGGTTCGAGGCGTTCGCCGCCGAGTTCGGCGACCGCTACCCGGCCGTCATCAAGCTGTGGCGCCAGTCCTGGCCCCAGTTCGTGCCGTTCCTGGACTACAACCACGAGGTCCGCAAAGTCCTCTACACCACCAACATCATCGAGTCCCTGAACGCCCGGTTCCGGCAGGCCGCCCGCCGCCGCGGGCATTTCCCGACCGAGCAGGCCGCGATGAAGGTCCTCTACCTCGTCGTCCAGCAGAAACGCCGGGGCGGCGGGAGTATCACCGGCCGGGTCTACGGTTGGGCCAAGGCCCTCAACGCCCTGATCCTGGCCTACAGCGACCGGATCACCATCTAACAACCTCGATCACACCACAGGCCCAAACACGGAAATCGCCACACTCCCCGGCAACATCGATGCGACGACCGGTCTGGTGAACATCGGGGCGCGGGAGTACGACACGGTCGCGGGTCGTTTCGTGTCGGTGGATCCGATCATCGACGTCAACGATCCGCAACAGATGAACGGGTACGCGTACGCGAACAACAACCCGGTGTCGTACTCGGATCCGGACGGGTTGCGGGCGTGTGCGGACGACGCGTGTGGCCCGGGTGCGGACTACGAGGACATGTACGGCAACTACCACAAGGTCAAGGGGCACAACGACGGTTGTGGTGGGTGTTCGGGTGCGTACGATCCGGACGAGCCGAAGATCAATGTGCACAACAATCCGCGGGCGTCGGCGCAGGAGCGGGCGGTTGCGGCGCGGGCGGCGGCGGAGAAGGAGCGGCAGCGGCGGATCGCCGCGGCGAAGGCGAAGATGCTGAACGCCGCGAAGGCGTTGGCGAAGATCCTGATGGACGAGTTGGGCATCACCGACGCCCTGGACTGTTTCCTCAAGGGTGACATGGGTGGTTGCCTGGCGACGGCGGCGAACGTGGCGGGTGCCGCGATCGGTGGGGCGTTGGGCAAGTTGGCGGCCAGATACGGTGCGCCGTGGAAGTGGAAGAAGTTCGCGAACCTGACGAGCAGGGTGAAGGGTCTGCTCGGTGACCTGATCGGCGGGGTGAAGAGTTATCTCAAGTGTGCCAAGCACAGTTTTGCTCCGGGCACGCTGGTGCTGCTGGCGGATGGCTCGGTGCGTCCGATCGAGGCGGTGCGCACGGGAGACCGGGTCGTCGCCGAGGATCCCGAGACGGGTGCGGCCGGTGTCCGGGAGGTGGTGGCCACCCATGTCAACCTGGATGTGGAGCTTGCTGATCTGACCTTGTCGACGGTTGCCGGGCCGGTGCTGGTCGAGACGACGGTGGATCATCCGTTCTGGAGTCGGGACCGGTCGGCCTGGGTCGGGGCGGGTGGGCTGCGTGCCGGTGAGCGGATGCTCTCGGCCGACGGGGCGCCGGTGACCGTGTCGCAGGTCAGGTCCCACCTCGGCCAGCGGGTAATGTACGACCTCACCATCGACAACATCCACACGTACTATGTTCTCGCCGGCAACACTCCCGTGCTGGTGCACAACTGCGGTAGTCAGACGCTTTACCGGAGCGACACTCGGGATCCGAGCGAAATATTCGCCAATGGCTTCGAATCTCGTGGGGATAACATGGATGTTCTGGAACATGCCTCTGGGTGGTCGCGAGATTCTGGTTATGTTTCCACAACGACAAGCGAGCGCGTGG
Above is a window of Micromonospora yangpuensis DNA encoding:
- a CDS encoding IS256 family transposase, which translates into the protein MADKKNPVQLPGPSVAEREFAQQLVERAKADGVSLVGSGGLLAGITRTVLESALDAELDAHLDDAGVDEETGRRVNIRNGHGVKTVQTEVGPVRIQVPRDRAGSFTPRIVPKHARRLDGFNEAILSLYAKGLTTGEISAHLADVYDAEVSRELISRVTDSVLADMEAWRQRPLDRIYPVVFIDALVMKIRQGQVANRPVYVVVGISLDGERDVLGMWAGTGGEGAKQWAAYLTELRNRGVEDVFMVCSDGLKGMTDAIEQVWPLAVHQQCVVHLVRASLRYTNRKDWQKITPALREIYTAPTVAAAETRFEAFAAEFGDRYPAVIKLWRQSWPQFVPFLDYNHEVRKVLYTTNIIESLNARFRQAARRRGHFPTEQAAMKVLYLVVQQKRRGGGSITGRVYGWAKALNALILAYSDRITI